One genomic segment of Brachyhypopomus gauderio isolate BG-103 chromosome 19, BGAUD_0.2, whole genome shotgun sequence includes these proteins:
- the sdhc gene encoding succinate dehydrogenase cytochrome b560 subunit, mitochondrial, with protein sequence MALILRTATRQGLCSARTHFGVVYRLAVPMGTTAKDEMTKYWAKNAQLNRPLSPHISIYRWSVPMMMSITHRGTGIALSGGVSAFALSALLLPGSFPDYLDLLHGLAFGPALITASKFALSFPLAYHAFNGIRHLTWDAGKGFKVSQIHGSGYAVIALSLLTSVGLTAL encoded by the exons ATGGCGTTGATTCTAAG GACAGCAACTCGGCAGGGTCTGTGTTCAGCACGGACACACTTTGGTGTGGTCTACAGACT TGCTGTTCCCATGGGAACTACAGCAAAGGATGAGATGACCAAATACTGGGCCAAAAATGCCCAACTCAACAGACCGCTCTCCCCTCATATAAGCATCTAcag GTGGTCAGTCCCCATGATGATGTCAATCACTCACAGAGGAACAGGAATAGCTCTCAgtggag GTGTGTCAGCGTTTGCTCTGTCGGCTCTCCTGTTGCCCGGGAGTTTCCCCGACTACCTGGACCTGCTCCACGGGCTAGCGTTTGGCCCCGCCCTCATCACCGCCTCCAAATTTGCCCTGTCCTTCCCATTGGCCTACCATGCCTTCAACGGAATCCGCCACCTG ACCTGGGATGCTGGAAAGGGCTTTAAGGTCTCTCAGATCCACGGTTCTGGCTACGCCGTCATCGCTCTGTCTCTGCTCACCTCCGTGGGCCTGACTGCACTCTGA